A segment of the Ischnura elegans chromosome 13 unlocalized genomic scaffold, ioIscEleg1.1 SUPER_13_unloc_1, whole genome shotgun sequence genome:
CCAACATCAATCAGACAAATTAACATTTATTAATAGCACATTAAACATTGTTATTACATAGAAAGCTTTTCGCGGAACAAAGTACCTCAAAATTGTTGAAATGCATGgcttacatttaaatgtaaaCAATTATCTGCCAGAAAATTTGCAGTTCAAAATACCGAAATAAATTAGTTAATCCTTGAAAACATACTAGAGTAAAtttaattgaacatttatgaaaTTAGGTCACAGACGAgactgaatattattttattttcaacatcatGTGAAATTTGTATTCATCTAAAAAAGCAGTACTCATAgtaataagaattatttaccttAATGACTATTGAATACCAGTTTTAAGACCATTAATTAGAGACTACTAAGACCTACAACTGTGTGTTTGCGATTGCAATAAAAGATGGAATTATTGAAAGTCTTTGTTTCATTCATTACAAGAATAAGGCTTCTTTCCTGTGCACCCGCATGTGTGAAGAAAGACTGTTTGGAAGCAGaagaattttcatattcattgcaagaataaggcttCACCTTTGTATGAGTCCAAATGTGGAGAAAAAGGCTGCTCTTTTGAGAGAAATCCTTTTCACaatcattgcacgaataaggtctCTGCTTTGTCTGACACCGAAGGTGAATGACAAGGGTATTCTTATGGGAGAAAGAATTATCGGTTATTAAAGAATTATTGCAACggtaaggtttctccttcgtatgagtccgtaTGTGAccgacaaggtgactcttttgagagaaagaacgatcacattcattgcatgaataagatGACTACTTCGTATGAcaccgaatgtgacggacaaggccACTTATTCGAGAGAAAAGcgtatcacattcattgcacgaaaaGGTTTTTCCTTCATGTAAGTCCGAATGTGATAGACAAGGTCACTCTTTCAATAGAAAGACTTACCTCATTCATTGCATggataaggtttctccttcatatgagtccgaatgtgacggacaaggctgCTTTTTACGGAGAAAGACTTTTTGCATTCATTGCATGGAaaaggtttttccttcgtatgacaCCGATTGTGGCGGACAAGGTTACTCTTCCGAGAGAAAGGCTTTCCACATTCATTGCAATGAAAAGGTTTTTCTTTCGTATGAGTCAAAATGTGAGCCACAAGGTTTCCCTTcacagagaaagacttatcacattcattgcacgaataaggtttttccttcgtatgagtccgaatgtgagcGACAAGGTTGCCCCTTAGAAAGAaagatttttcacattcattgcaagaataaggtttttcctttgtgtgagtccgaatgtgatagacAAGGGAgcccttttgagagaaagactttccaCATTCTTTGCATGGATAAggcttctccttcgtatgagcCCAAATGTGACAGGCAAGGGTGCTCCATTGAGAGAACgatttttcacattcactgcaggaataagGCTTCGTTTCTGTGTGATGACTACCTGTGCATGATTTCCCATCTACAAGGAAGCTTGTCCTAGCTTTTCTCACATTTCTCTTCTCCCTTGTttctccaaaatttattttaagtagccCATTTCCCTTTTGCCTCACCCCTTGTCTTTTAAATATCAGCTGATTTAAACTCCTGGAGGAGGTGGACTGAAAAGAACTAACAGTATCCCTTCTTGAAACAAGGGGTTTGAGGGACAAATCTTTTCTGATtgacaaattttcttttcctttcctggAATATGATGCTTCAACCTTTGGTTCAAGGAGTGCAAAAAAGGCCGAAGCTCTTTCAGTTGCAAGGagctctagaaaagaatttcagatTGAAGATTAGTAAAGTATGACTTAAAATCTGTGAATCGTAGCCCTAATTTATAACAGCCATTACACAGAAATCAGGGTAGCCACTtcaatcgatcttttggttcgaTGCTATACACATTGCAAGGTTTCAGTAAGTTTCTTTTACTGTGGATTCCAATTGTTTCTTCACAAACTGTGTGAAACGTTTCTTCACAAACTGCATGGCACTGCTCCTCAGAGAAAATGAGTCAAGTATTGCATACTAACCTCAAGTATCTACTCCAGATAAAaaactcacaaggggagaccacgaaacttgctctgcctttttcaatgccgtattttttatggccttctgaatggtgaacacatccctgaactagtagtggttccgttgaatgggccttagtttggctgtaattaattaattttcatgcggtacttttcacaagccacgtatagtttcatgatattgtcgtgacctcgaaagagcacgatactatttggggattcgtagctagaggtagagaaggatcttaattgacagaggcagtcattataaaggaatacacacccatttcttaagtaaagtccatttaataacaTTCAGTAAGAATACATGTGAGACTTTGGCTAACTTACTCGTCAAAAGAGCTCATGGCGAAGCAGAGTTGGAGAATCGGACGGATAGTTCGAGGTGGATCGAACGATCGGCTTAACTGGCGATGTGGTGGAGAGAAGACGCTGGTTTGTCGGCTGACAAGGCGAGAATCAGAGTGGCAGAGGTTCCACGTCCAGAAGAGCGAATGATCCTTGGCGTCTCCGAGTTTACCTATTTATAATGGGTCCCCTCTCTGGAATATTCCACGGGTCGCTCGACACGTGCAAACAGAATAAATGCGTAGTTTCTCACGACCTTTAGGAAAGACCCGTATTCTATATGAATTTATTAACCAAGGTGGGATGAGTTAATCTTACGTCAGAAGCGAGAGTTGAGTGTTTTCCC
Coding sequences within it:
- the LOC124172282 gene encoding zinc finger protein 570-like isoform X2, yielding MNRTAGIVTDLCRLCMKNNDYYYNIFTSDVACRVTVKDAMHGLLGLEVAVGDGLPTTLCPVCWNKLTEFSVFKKICLESDANLRKFCGSNYSRFNLKEESEDPLSEGNYSLMHTRDPAIISTDVQDPLATDDWASKSSQGEGADAEGTGANLIDGDSMLVLAKKELSPKETDAAEPTVTENGELVQNGTMGMESMTEAVELLATERASAFFALLEPKVEASYSRKGKENLSIRKDLSLKPLVSRRDTVSSFQSTSSRSLNQLIFKRQGVRQKGNGLLKINFGETREKRNVRKARTSFLVDGKSCTGSHHTETKPYSCSECEKSFSQWSTLACHIWAHTKEKPYPCKECGKSFSQKGSLVYHIRTHTKEKPYSCNECEKSFFLRGNLVAHIRTHTKEKPYSCNECDKSFSVKGNLVAHILTHTKEKPFHCNECGKPFSRKSNLVRHNRCHTKEKPFPCNECKKSFSVKSSLVRHIRTHMKEKPYPCNE
- the LOC124172282 gene encoding zinc finger protein 3 homolog isoform X1, with amino-acid sequence MNRTAGIVTDLCRLCMKNNDYYYNIFTSDVACRVTVKDAMHGLLGLEVAVGDGLPTTLCPVCWNKLTEFSVFKKICLESDANLRKFCGSNYSRSFQGDEAADDKMGSSADTKDFIQDKIQGSSHLTCPVQMTEIYIPELDSHQPRANMLFNLKEESEDPLSEGNYSLMHTRDPAIISTDVQDPLATDDWASKSSQGEGADAEGTGANLIDGDSMLVLAKKELSPKETDAAEPTVTENGELVQNGTMGMESMTEAVELLATERASAFFALLEPKVEASYSRKGKENLSIRKDLSLKPLVSRRDTVSSFQSTSSRSLNQLIFKRQGVRQKGNGLLKINFGETREKRNVRKARTSFLVDGKSCTGSHHTETKPYSCSECEKSFSQWSTLACHIWAHTKEKPYPCKECGKSFSQKGSLVYHIRTHTKEKPYSCNECEKSFFLRGNLVAHIRTHTKEKPYSCNECDKSFSVKGNLVAHILTHTKEKPFHCNECGKPFSRKSNLVRHNRCHTKEKPFPCNECKKSFSVKSSLVRHIRTHMKEKPYPCNE